TCCACGCAGCTACCGCGCACTGTAGTGGTTCATCTCAGGCTGAAGAGCATGGAAGTCACACGACCTGTGCACCCACAGGTTGCATCCCCCAAGACCAGCAGCAACAGGAGGCTGCGGAGTCCAACGCCAGGGAGTCGTTGAAGAATCTGGAGTtgacagctgcagcagaggCAAGGGTGAGTTCACAACAGACAGTGTGATCACAGGTGACAACAGATACGGCACGAAATATCGCACTACCCGGTAGTACTATTCATGAAGGGCAATGCTTCGAAGCCTGCCTGCAAATTCAGCAGACACGCTCTCGACATATTGAAGGTACTGCTAACAACCAGATAGCATATCATAAACTGTGACAGGCGTCGAGGGTACCGACCATACGCACGGTAAACGTGCTCGAAGACCCGGAGCTCCGGGCAGGCATAAAGCGCTTCTCCGACTACCCGTACATACCGCAGCTCTACGTGCGAGGCGTTTTTATTGGCGGGCTGGAGAAGCTGATTGCGATGCACGAGGACGGGTCCCTAAAGAAGTGTATAGAAGGTTAGACATTCCGCAGGTTGGCGGATTAAGGTTGACCTTCGACAATGATGTCGCACAAAGCCTCTCGTGCATAAGACAAGTATTTCAACGGGAAAACACACATCAGTTATACTGGAATTTATAATTATTACAACACTCGACTGTGGAAGTCATAATGATGCCATGTTTTAAAGGCGAATTCAACGACGGCGCGGAAGGTGGACTCCGCTGGCTGTAGTAAGTATCAACTACCCTGAGATGTGTGCTTCAGCGCAGCACATAGCCATCACCGCAATGCCCAGACACACTGATATGGTACAACTGAGGGTAAATGTGTCATTCAATGAAGCCCGGAATATTGCGGGATGTGGAGGATGGGGTACGCATTGCGATGTCGTAACGAACGACATCACGGCACACACTGAACTCCCCAAGTGTAATAAGAAGCTAAAAAGGTAAGACACGCTACATCACATCAATGTGT
This sequence is a window from Babesia bigemina genome assembly Bbig001, chromosome : I. Protein-coding genes within it:
- a CDS encoding GLUTAREDOXIN, putative, whose translation is MLRYATLLRLQLLAFAVPTQHIVSMHRASSAAAPFQVRRSSRNSTVHAATAHCSGSSQAEEHGSHTTCAPTGCIPQDQQQQEAAESNARESLKNLELTAAAEARVSSQQTIRHEISHYPVVLFMKGNASKPACKFSRHALDILKASRVPTIRTVNVLEDPELRAGIKRFSDYPYIPQLYVRGVFIGGLEKLIAMHEDGSLKKCIEG